A region of Beijerinckia sp. 28-YEA-48 DNA encodes the following proteins:
- a CDS encoding acyl-CoA carboxylase subunit beta, which translates to MKHIIADLKERRGKAALGGGQARIDAQHKRGKLTARERIDLLLDHDSFEEFDMFVQHRSTDFGMDKAEKIPGDGVVTGWGTVNGRTVFVYAKDFTVFGGSLSETHAQKIMKIQDMALKNRAPIIGLFDAGGARIQEGVAALGGYAEVFQRNVLASGVIPQISVIMGPCAGGDVYSPAMTDFIFMVRDTSYMFVTGPEVVKTVTNETVTAEELGGASVHTTKSSVADHAYDNDVEALLQIRRLIDFLPSSNRDDVPEWPAFDAVDRFDYSLDTLVPDNPNKPYDIRELISKVADEGDFFEIQEAHARNIVTGFGRIEGRTIGFVANQPMVLAGVLDSDASRKAARFVRFCDAFNIPIVTFVDVPGFLPGTAQEYGGLIKHGAKLLFAYAEATVPKVTVITRKAFGGAYDVMASKHLRGDFNYAWPSAQIAVMGAKGAVEIIFRADIKDAEKIAARTKEYEDRFLSPFVAAERGYIDEVIMPHATRKRIARALAMLRHKDLENPWKKHDNIPL; encoded by the coding sequence GTGAAACATATTATTGCTGATCTGAAAGAGCGGCGGGGGAAAGCGGCTCTGGGCGGCGGGCAGGCGCGGATCGACGCGCAGCACAAGCGCGGCAAGCTTACGGCGCGGGAGCGGATCGACCTCCTGCTCGATCACGATTCCTTCGAAGAATTCGATATGTTCGTGCAGCATCGCTCGACCGACTTCGGCATGGACAAGGCCGAGAAGATCCCGGGCGACGGTGTCGTCACCGGCTGGGGCACGGTGAACGGCCGCACGGTCTTCGTCTATGCCAAGGATTTCACCGTGTTCGGCGGCTCCCTGTCGGAGACCCATGCGCAGAAGATCATGAAGATCCAGGATATGGCGCTGAAGAACCGCGCGCCGATCATCGGGCTCTTCGATGCTGGCGGTGCGCGTATTCAGGAAGGCGTTGCAGCACTTGGCGGCTATGCGGAAGTGTTCCAACGCAACGTTCTGGCTTCGGGCGTTATCCCGCAGATCTCGGTGATCATGGGCCCCTGCGCGGGTGGCGACGTCTATTCGCCGGCCATGACCGATTTCATCTTCATGGTGCGCGACACCAGCTATATGTTCGTCACCGGACCCGAGGTGGTGAAGACCGTCACCAATGAAACGGTGACGGCGGAGGAGCTGGGCGGCGCTTCGGTGCACACCACCAAGTCTTCCGTTGCCGATCATGCCTATGACAATGATGTAGAGGCGCTGCTGCAGATCCGGCGGCTGATCGATTTCCTGCCGTCGTCAAACCGCGACGATGTGCCGGAATGGCCGGCATTCGACGCGGTGGATCGCTTCGATTATTCGCTCGATACGCTTGTCCCTGACAATCCCAACAAGCCTTACGACATCCGCGAGCTCATTTCGAAAGTCGCTGACGAAGGTGACTTCTTCGAAATCCAAGAAGCGCATGCGCGCAATATCGTCACGGGCTTCGGGCGGATCGAAGGGCGCACGATCGGTTTCGTCGCCAATCAGCCGATGGTGCTGGCGGGTGTTCTCGACAGCGATGCATCGCGCAAGGCGGCGCGCTTCGTGCGCTTCTGCGATGCGTTCAACATTCCCATCGTTACCTTTGTCGATGTGCCAGGCTTTTTGCCGGGCACGGCGCAGGAATATGGCGGCCTGATCAAGCATGGTGCGAAACTGCTGTTCGCCTATGCGGAAGCGACGGTACCAAAAGTCACAGTCATCACGCGCAAGGCCTTTGGGGGCGCCTATGACGTGATGGCGTCCAAACATCTGCGGGGCGATTTCAACTATGCCTGGCCGTCGGCGCAGATCGCGGTGATGGGTGCCAAGGGCGCGGTCGAGATCATCTTCCGGGCTGATATCAAGGATGCCGAGAAGATCGCAGCGCGGACCAAGGAATATGAAGATCGCTTTCTGTCACCCTTCGTTGCCGCTGAACGCGGCTATATCGATGAGGTGATCATGCCGCATGCAACGCGCAAACGTATCGCGCGCGCATTGGCCATGCTGCGCCACAAGGATCTGGAAAATCCTTGGAAGAAACACGACAATATTCCACTGTAG
- a CDS encoding autotransporter outer membrane beta-barrel domain-containing protein, which yields MNSGSRAGQRRRGRKGVAPLASCATVFLAATLPLDVAHADCTLSGNGTLECTGAISPNGVDNAGLIGDVHIQYGTTVIGGTASTNAGVSMGPSGTLLNDGSITGNTNGVTGEDLLILHNNGVIRGTGASGVAGQGGINGTNNGLIQGQTVGISTSSSLQLENNGRISGRIGTQSQSLQLTNNGTIDALDVGVDVTGNAAGNAKVVNDGTISVGNTSGLAVRAAGNLELTNRARIVGGISAFGVNATNTGTIDGQAGAAFYSIGAFNLTNNGTVTGKTGAIAVDGSASITNGGAILSSGAGSTAIQATNLSLTNNSQVSASGDGSTGIRVTNDASVANNGLISAANNGVAVNIGRNATITNSGQISADVSTSAATPSIGVAIGNSASITNTGVILAGGNGSQAAYGVYSTGDSTVTNQGRISATGNGAVAVAGASNMTLTNTGAVLATGAGSIGFFAGNTANLNNSGQVSGAAVGVGASGSVNITNGGSISGATGVQVNASSTPSAGSVINNNGTIIGTSGVAIQLTGAADTLTIGRNSRISGLIAIGGGGDTINLDAGGHRSQVLVFDTLQGAQINVSNAPGWQRTGNAIVVVDTTTQQMADRGVSDVTDAVRDITLGRISEPVNRRQSNTGFYIEPFGGARRQGETTRTAGYTATSTGAVIGIESAQMAPLRIGAFVGGAMGNSKASGTDPLSHQATYGVAGVYGRYSQDIFFVEAAVTGGITSGQSTRTVVSNMLATGQATVTGHTSGKFLSPEIGAGVDIAVNDTTSIKPSIHYRYTVTGWNGTTENDPVAGMTLGGRSTRTSEMRAEITGSHIYRYLDGTLHVYETLGVISRRSNGSDVLAQLAGSAVSIDPTGPRTTLGLFAVAGLEWRGQGAYSLFANLRGEWHNDKNAIFAMRAGAMMRF from the coding sequence ATGAATTCGGGTTCTAGGGCTGGTCAGCGCCGGCGCGGCAGAAAAGGCGTTGCGCCGCTTGCAAGCTGCGCCACCGTTTTTCTGGCCGCAACCCTCCCGCTTGATGTCGCTCACGCCGATTGCACGCTCTCTGGCAATGGCACTTTGGAATGCACCGGCGCAATCAGCCCCAATGGTGTCGATAACGCCGGCCTCATCGGCGACGTCCACATCCAATATGGCACCACGGTTATCGGCGGCACCGCGAGCACCAATGCCGGTGTTTCCATGGGCCCATCGGGCACCTTGCTGAACGACGGCTCAATAACCGGCAATACCAACGGCGTCACCGGCGAGGACTTGCTGATCCTCCACAACAACGGCGTCATTCGTGGCACGGGGGCGAGCGGCGTTGCCGGCCAAGGCGGCATAAACGGAACCAACAATGGCCTGATCCAGGGACAGACCGTCGGCATCTCCACGTCTTCATCCCTGCAATTGGAAAACAATGGCCGCATCTCCGGCCGGATCGGCACACAGTCGCAGAGCCTGCAGTTGACGAACAATGGCACGATCGATGCTCTCGATGTCGGCGTTGACGTGACCGGCAATGCCGCGGGCAACGCCAAAGTCGTCAACGACGGCACGATCTCCGTCGGCAACACGTCTGGATTGGCCGTTCGCGCTGCCGGCAATTTAGAGCTCACCAACCGGGCGCGGATTGTTGGCGGGATCAGCGCCTTCGGCGTCAATGCCACCAACACCGGTACGATCGATGGCCAGGCGGGCGCGGCTTTCTACAGTATCGGCGCTTTCAACCTGACCAACAACGGCACGGTGACCGGCAAAACAGGCGCTATCGCCGTCGATGGCTCTGCGAGTATCACCAATGGCGGCGCCATATTGTCATCAGGCGCCGGCAGCACGGCGATCCAAGCCACCAACCTGTCGCTCACCAACAACAGCCAGGTCTCGGCCAGCGGCGACGGCTCGACCGGCATTCGCGTCACCAACGATGCCTCGGTCGCCAATAACGGCTTGATCTCGGCGGCCAACAACGGTGTCGCCGTCAACATCGGCCGCAACGCGACGATCACCAACAGCGGCCAGATTTCCGCCGACGTATCGACCAGCGCCGCGACACCCTCGATCGGCGTCGCCATCGGCAACAGCGCCTCCATCACCAATACGGGTGTGATCTTGGCTGGTGGCAATGGCAGCCAAGCCGCTTATGGCGTTTACAGCACCGGCGACAGCACCGTCACCAATCAAGGCCGCATCTCGGCAACCGGCAATGGCGCCGTGGCCGTGGCCGGCGCCAGTAATATGACTTTGACCAATACTGGCGCGGTCCTCGCCACGGGCGCCGGCTCAATCGGCTTCTTCGCGGGCAATACAGCCAATCTCAACAACAGCGGCCAGGTCTCGGGGGCAGCGGTCGGCGTTGGCGCCAGCGGCTCCGTCAACATCACCAACGGCGGCTCCATCTCTGGGGCCACCGGCGTTCAGGTGAATGCGTCATCGACGCCATCCGCTGGCTCCGTCATCAACAACAATGGCACGATTATCGGCACGTCAGGCGTCGCGATCCAGCTCACCGGCGCGGCCGATACGCTGACCATCGGCCGCAACTCCCGCATCAGCGGCCTGATCGCGATCGGCGGTGGCGGCGACACGATCAATCTCGATGCCGGCGGCCATCGTTCGCAGGTTCTGGTTTTCGACACCTTGCAAGGTGCGCAGATCAACGTCAGCAATGCGCCGGGGTGGCAGCGCACTGGCAATGCCATCGTCGTGGTCGACACGACGACCCAGCAGATGGCCGATCGCGGTGTCAGCGACGTAACCGACGCGGTGCGCGACATCACGCTCGGCCGCATCAGCGAACCCGTCAATCGCCGGCAAAGCAATACCGGCTTTTACATCGAGCCGTTCGGCGGCGCGCGCCGACAAGGCGAAACCACCAGGACCGCGGGCTATACGGCAACCAGCACTGGCGCGGTCATTGGCATCGAAAGCGCCCAGATGGCGCCCCTGCGCATCGGCGCCTTCGTCGGTGGCGCCATGGGCAATTCGAAAGCCAGCGGCACCGACCCACTCTCGCACCAGGCGACCTATGGCGTCGCCGGTGTCTACGGACGCTATTCGCAAGACATCTTCTTCGTCGAAGCAGCGGTGACGGGCGGCATCACCTCAGGTCAGAGCACGCGCACCGTCGTCAGCAACATGCTCGCCACGGGCCAGGCCACCGTCACCGGTCATACCAGCGGCAAATTCTTGAGCCCGGAGATTGGCGCTGGCGTCGACATCGCTGTCAATGACACCACGAGCATCAAACCTTCCATCCACTATCGCTATACAGTGACCGGATGGAACGGCACGACCGAGAACGATCCCGTCGCCGGCATGACGCTTGGCGGCCGCAGCACGCGCACCAGCGAAATGCGCGCCGAAATCACCGGTAGCCACATCTATCGCTATCTCGATGGCACCTTGCATGTCTACGAAACACTGGGCGTCATCTCACGCCGAAGCAATGGCTCGGATGTGTTGGCCCAACTCGCCGGCTCCGCTGTCAGTATCGACCCGACCGGCCCGCGCACGACGCTCGGCCTGTTCGCTGTTGCCGGCCTCGAATGGCGCGGCCAGGGCGCCTACAGCCTGTTCGCCAATCTCAGAGGCGAATGGCACAACGACAAGAATGCCATTTTCGCCATGCGCGCCGGGGCGATGATGCGTTTCTAA
- a CDS encoding acetyl/propionyl/methylcrotonyl-CoA carboxylase subunit alpha, translating to MFKKILIANRGEIACRVIKTARRMGIATVAVYSDADRDALHVAMADEAVHIGPAPAAESYLLIDRIVAACQQTGAEAVHPGYGFLSERQAFAEALKAAGIIFIGPNPRAIAAMGDKIESKKFANAAKVSTVPGHLGVIDSPEHAVQIADEIGYPVMIKASAGGGGKGMRIANSRDEVAEGFERAKSEALSSFGDDRVFIEKFIVNPRHIEIQVLGDKHGNVIYLGERECSIQRRNQKVIEEAPSPLLDEETRRAMGAQAVALAKAVDYDSAGTVEFVAGQDRSFYFLEMNTRLQVEHPVTELVTGIDLVEQMIRVAAGETLAIRQSHVHLRGWAVESRVYAEDPVRGFLPSTGRLVKYRPPTEGHYDGVTVRNDTGVQEGGEISIYYDPMIAKLVTHAGDREAAIDAQARALDEFVIDGIRHNIPFLSSLMQHKRWREARLSTGFIAEEYPHGFAMPMPEGEARFALTAIAVHADHVANERKRQISGQMQTQNPVVFLRERAVILHGERINIVVDEADDGLLVRIDDASARALRVQSSWVPGELVWRGMIDDTPYAAQLRPVLNGMALTSHGTAAIIHVYTRREADLAAIMPEKKQADTSKALICPMPGLVKTIFVTEGQQVSAGEPLCIVEAMKMENVLRAERDVTVRKLLAKAGDSLAVDAVIMEFA from the coding sequence ATGTTCAAGAAAATTCTGATCGCCAATCGGGGCGAGATTGCTTGCCGTGTCATCAAAACCGCCCGCCGCATGGGAATTGCCACGGTTGCGGTTTATTCGGACGCTGATCGTGATGCCCTGCATGTGGCGATGGCCGATGAGGCCGTCCACATCGGCCCAGCGCCCGCCGCCGAATCCTATCTCCTGATCGACCGGATCGTCGCCGCCTGCCAGCAGACGGGGGCCGAGGCCGTGCATCCGGGCTACGGCTTCCTATCGGAGCGCCAGGCCTTCGCCGAGGCGCTAAAAGCGGCCGGCATCATCTTCATCGGCCCCAATCCGCGCGCCATCGCCGCCATGGGCGACAAGATCGAGTCGAAGAAATTCGCCAATGCGGCCAAGGTTTCGACCGTGCCGGGGCATCTGGGCGTGATCGACAGTCCGGAACATGCGGTGCAGATCGCCGACGAGATCGGCTATCCGGTGATGATCAAGGCGTCGGCGGGTGGCGGCGGCAAGGGCATGCGCATTGCCAACTCGCGCGATGAGGTGGCGGAAGGATTTGAACGGGCGAAGTCCGAGGCCCTGTCGTCCTTCGGCGACGATCGTGTCTTCATCGAAAAGTTCATCGTCAATCCACGCCATATCGAAATTCAGGTGCTTGGCGACAAGCACGGCAATGTCATCTATCTCGGCGAGCGCGAATGTTCGATCCAGCGCCGCAACCAGAAGGTGATCGAGGAAGCGCCGTCACCGCTGCTCGATGAGGAAACGCGCCGCGCCATGGGCGCGCAAGCCGTCGCTCTCGCCAAGGCGGTCGATTACGATTCCGCCGGCACCGTCGAATTCGTCGCCGGCCAGGATCGCAGCTTCTACTTTCTGGAAATGAACACCCGTCTGCAAGTCGAGCATCCGGTGACCGAACTCGTCACCGGCATCGATCTGGTGGAGCAGATGATCCGTGTGGCGGCCGGCGAAACGCTGGCGATCCGCCAGAGCCATGTGCATCTGCGGGGATGGGCGGTGGAAAGCCGCGTCTATGCGGAAGACCCAGTGCGCGGCTTCCTGCCGTCGACCGGCCGCCTGGTGAAATATCGGCCGCCGACGGAAGGCCATTACGATGGCGTCACCGTGCGCAATGACACGGGCGTGCAGGAAGGCGGCGAGATCTCGATCTATTACGATCCGATGATCGCCAAGCTCGTCACGCATGCGGGCGATCGTGAGGCGGCCATCGACGCGCAAGCGCGGGCACTCGATGAATTCGTCATCGATGGCATCCGCCACAATATTCCGTTTCTGTCGTCGTTGATGCAGCACAAGCGCTGGCGCGAGGCCCGCTTGTCGACTGGCTTCATCGCCGAGGAATATCCGCATGGCTTCGCCATGCCGATGCCGGAAGGGGAAGCGCGCTTCGCTCTCACTGCCATCGCTGTTCATGCCGACCATGTCGCCAATGAGCGCAAGCGGCAGATTTCCGGCCAGATGCAAACGCAAAATCCGGTGGTGTTCCTGCGCGAACGCGCCGTCATTCTGCATGGCGAGCGCATCAACATTGTCGTCGACGAAGCTGACGATGGTTTGCTGGTTCGGATCGACGATGCGTCGGCGCGGGCGCTGCGCGTGCAATCGAGCTGGGTGCCAGGTGAATTGGTGTGGCGCGGTATGATCGACGACACGCCCTATGCCGCGCAGCTTCGTCCTGTGCTCAACGGTATGGCGTTGACCAGCCACGGCACCGCCGCGATCATTCATGTTTACACACGGCGAGAGGCCGATCTCGCGGCGATCATGCCGGAAAAGAAACAGGCCGACACGTCGAAGGCATTGATCTGCCCGATGCCCGGGCTGGTGAAAACGATCTTCGTCACCGAAGGGCAGCAGGTGAGCGCTGGCGAGCCGCTCTGCATCGTCGAGGCGATGAAGATGGAGAATGTGCTGCGGGCCGAGCGCGACGTGACCGTGCGCAAGTTGTTGGCCAAGGCCGGCGACTCGCTGGCCGTCGATGCGGTGATCATGGAATTTGCTTGA
- a CDS encoding gamma-glutamylcyclotransferase family protein: protein MPLYFAYGSNMDVAAMQVRCPRSRPVSRAILPRHRFIIMAEGYASVQRDGTRSVHGVLWDVALGDMRTLDTYESIGSGLYTKISQPVLRDAGASVRALVYVGRGKGGGRPLDGYMEAVIAAAKSWQLPENYMRELSALAPGMGQTTTSQGFTQPTVAPKVRPRFATPLDRR from the coding sequence ATGCCGCTTTATTTCGCCTATGGCTCGAACATGGATGTGGCGGCGATGCAGGTGCGCTGCCCGCGTTCGCGGCCGGTAAGCCGGGCAATCCTGCCGCGCCATCGCTTCATCATCATGGCGGAAGGCTATGCCTCTGTGCAGCGCGATGGCACGCGCAGCGTGCATGGCGTGTTGTGGGACGTGGCGCTGGGCGATATGCGGACGCTCGATACCTATGAGAGCATTGGCAGCGGTCTCTACACCAAGATTTCCCAGCCGGTGTTGCGCGATGCGGGGGCGTCGGTGCGCGCGCTGGTTTATGTCGGACGTGGCAAAGGCGGCGGTCGCCCGCTCGATGGCTATATGGAAGCGGTGATCGCGGCGGCGAAATCCTGGCAGTTGCCGGAGAACTACATGCGCGAATTGTCCGCGCTGGCGCCAGGTATGGGGCAGACGACGACGTCGCAAGGTTTCACGCAACCGACGGTGGCGCCGAAAGTCAGGCCGCGTTTCGCGACGCCGTTGGATCGGCGCTGA
- a CDS encoding tripartite tricarboxylate transporter substrate binding protein — MFKQRLVQAGLALALLGLPPAFAQDFPARPIKLLVPYAAGGGTDAVARIVAQAVGERMGQAVIVENNGTGGGNLASQIVAAAPADGYTMLMANQGPMVVNPHLFKNLKVDPLQAFEPVTLLASVSLVLVVPQKSPFNSVAEFIDFAKKNPRKLSYGSAGNGSASHLAVMLMAQLGDLDVTHVPYRGAGPALNDLVSGQTDFMITSLPSVTGLISSGTVKALAVSPDKRITALPDVPTLMEAGIKDYATGAWYGFVVPKGTPQDVVEKLRAASIDAVSSPFVRERFASEGTDPIGSSGEDFRKMMIEESARWSDVVKKSNTVIN, encoded by the coding sequence ATGTTCAAACAGCGTCTCGTTCAAGCCGGCCTGGCATTGGCGCTTCTTGGACTCCCACCCGCGTTCGCGCAGGACTTCCCTGCACGTCCTATTAAATTGCTCGTTCCCTATGCGGCCGGCGGCGGCACGGACGCGGTCGCGCGCATCGTGGCGCAGGCCGTAGGCGAGAGAATGGGACAAGCCGTGATCGTCGAAAACAACGGCACGGGCGGCGGCAATCTTGCCTCGCAGATCGTCGCAGCCGCACCGGCCGACGGCTATACGATGCTCATGGCCAACCAAGGTCCGATGGTGGTCAACCCTCATCTGTTCAAAAATCTGAAAGTCGACCCGCTGCAGGCTTTCGAACCCGTGACGCTTCTGGCCTCGGTGTCGCTGGTGCTCGTCGTGCCGCAGAAATCGCCGTTTAATTCGGTCGCCGAGTTCATCGACTTCGCGAAAAAAAATCCCAGGAAACTCAGCTACGGCAGCGCCGGCAATGGATCGGCCAGCCACCTGGCGGTCATGCTGATGGCTCAGCTCGGCGATCTCGATGTCACCCATGTGCCTTATCGCGGCGCTGGCCCTGCCCTCAATGATCTTGTCAGTGGACAGACCGATTTCATGATCACCAGCCTGCCATCCGTCACCGGGCTGATTTCGTCAGGGACGGTGAAGGCGTTGGCCGTGAGCCCGGACAAGCGTATCACGGCTCTGCCCGACGTGCCGACCTTGATGGAAGCCGGCATCAAGGATTATGCGACCGGCGCCTGGTATGGCTTCGTCGTGCCGAAGGGAACGCCGCAAGACGTGGTCGAAAAGCTGCGGGCGGCCAGCATCGATGCAGTCAGCAGCCCGTTCGTCCGTGAGCGCTTCGCCAGCGAAGGGACCGATCCGATCGGCTCGAGCGGCGAAGACTTCCGCAAGATGATGATCGAAGAGTCGGCCCGCTGGTCCGACGTGGTGAAAAAATCCAACACCGTCATCAATTGA